Proteins encoded together in one Thermoanaerobaculia bacterium window:
- a CDS encoding Smr/MutS family protein gives FLPADVPSAVTEYLDAARPLFHEVRLIHGRGIGVQREIVRSLLARRADVERFFDAPAERGGWGATVVVFR, from the coding sequence TTCCTCCCGGCCGACGTTCCCTCGGCGGTGACCGAGTACCTGGACGCCGCCCGGCCGCTCTTCCACGAGGTCCGGCTGATCCACGGCCGCGGGATCGGCGTCCAGCGCGAGATCGTCCGGTCGCTGCTCGCCCGCCGCGCCGACGTCGAGCGTTTCTTCGACGCGCCGGCCGAGCGGGGCGGGTGGGGGGCGACGGTCGTCGTTTTCCGCTGA